CAATCTGAGCAATTTCTTCCGGCAACAAGTTGAACTGCTCGCACTCGAGATCTTCCTTCATGTGTTGAGGATTCGTCGTACCGGTCAGAGGCAGCATGCCGACCTGCTGCAAAAAGCGAAACACGATCTGAGCCAGGCCAGTCTGATACTTGGCGGCCATGGTGCGAATGGCCTGATCACCAAACACTTCCCGATTGGCGGTCAACAGTGAAAATCCTTGATACATTATTTGGTTATCTTGGCATACTTCACGCACTTCTTTATCCCAGCCGAACGCCGCATAGCAACGGTTCTGCACCACCATCGGCTTGTGCTTGGCTTTCGCGCAGAGCAGGGTGAGCTGCTCCGCTGAGACATTGCTGATCCCGATCATCTTCGTCTTGCTCGCGTCGTAAAGAGACTCGATCGCCGCCCACACCTCCCAATCCTCCGCCCCTAACCCGCGTCGTGAATAGGGTCCATGCAACACATACGAGTCGAGATAATCGGTATGGAGATGCGCAAGGGAACTAGCGAACGATTGTTGGACTTGTGCAGTGATGCTCGCCTGCGCGTCGTACGGGAGACGATGATCCTGCCCGTTGATGGGAGTGAACTTGGTCTGCAAAAACAGCTTGTCACGGGCGATGCCTTGTTCAGACAATCGCAAGAGGGCATCCCCCACTCGTGCCTCATCGTAATGGACAAGCTGGTTAGCGGTATCGATGGCCCTAAAACCTGCTCCTACCGCTTGCAGCACGAGTCCCGTTGTCGTCTCCTTCTTCCAGGCAGTGCCGTACATGAAGGAGGGAATTGAAACGTGATTGTATGTAGTCAACGGCATTGACGCATCTCCTTGATAGACTCATCCCACACAGATGGCCTCGGCACTCTCAACGGTGGCACGCTACAGATCCTTCGGCCATAAGGAACTCAGCTCTGGATACTTCGCGCGATAGTCGGCGTGACCGGCACGGATGACTTTCAGTGTCTCCTCTCTTCCGTATACGCTGGTGATTTGCACCTTGTGATGAGTCGCCCCCGGCGCACTCTTATAGGTGAGGAAATAATGTCGGAGGCGATCCAGAAGAGTAATCGGACATTGTGAAATATCCGTGAAGTTTCCATAGACCGCGTCGTCTCGCATTACAGCAATGATCTTGTCATCAGCCTCACCACCGTCAGCTAGACTGAATCCGCCGATAGGCAGTGCTGTCAGGAGTATGTCGCTATGAGGGATGCTCTTCTCCGACAAGACGCAGATATCGAGCGGATCGCCGTCCCCGACCATACCTTTGCGACGAGCCCGTTTGGCAAAGATGTCGGCCACTCGCTCTCCGGAATACGTCTGCGGAATGAGGCCGTAATAGACGGGACAGTAGTTGGAGAACCGCTGTGGCCGATCTACCTTCAGAAAGCCGCTGCGCTTATCAACTTCGTATTTCACCGTATCGGTTGGAACGATTTCGATGTAGGCTGTGACCACGTCCGGGGCTTCCTCACCGATGGACACACCGTGCCATGGGTGGGCCTTGAACATCAGTCCGAGCAGATGCTGGAAGGGATCACTTCCGCCGTGTCGCTCAACCGTCTTGTCTGGATCCTCTCGCTTCTTCTTCACTTATAGAGCTCCTCTCTACGACTGCCGACCAAGCTGCGACCGACGACGACTTTCAAACAGGCGGTAGTATCCCCCATGGGATCGAGATGGGCAATGGCTTATTATCACACTGTGACGAGAATGTTTACACGGTTCGTGTGAGGCATTGCCGAGGTAGGATATGAGGTATACTGTGTCTGTGACGAGTCGCTTTTTTCATGGAGGCTCGTATGGTACCGCCCAGCCACAAGCCATCCTATCGCCAACGTGCATTGAGGCTATTCCCTTGGGTCTGTGCCCATTGCGGTCGTGAATTCGACGGCAAAAAGCTCAGCCTCCTCACGATCCATCACAAAGACCACAACCATGACAATAATCCCCTGGACGGCAGCAACTGGGAATTGCTCTGTCTCTACTGTCACGACAACGAGCATCAGCGCGATCAGGTAGGTGGCCAACCGAACGACTCGCCGTCGAGCCGTGAACCGGAGCGCCCCTTCACACCCTTCGCCCAGCTTGCCGACCTGCTCAAACGCAATACGGCAGCCTGATCAAGACCTGGCTTGATGGCTAGGTCTCATCATCCGACGACCTGAGCAGACCGCACGCTCTCCGACCTCATCTTCTCGCATGTGGTGTACTGGGTCATGCCTCATCGTCGCTCATAGGCAAGTGGTTCTCTTTCTGACAAGCGGATCTGAGCCAGAACCGGTATCGCCATGCCGGAACTGGTTCGATGGTTCCCTCCGCTCGACCTCTGCTTGATCCACCCCCGACTCATTCGCCGATCATGTTCGCTCGCAAGCCGCCAGGTTGAAAATGATTCGGCAGCAACATAATGCAGTTAGGGTTGAACCCTTGCTCTTTCAGGGTATCAATACTCCCTAAAACGTTCTCCTGTTTCAGATCGATCACGGTAATTGATCCATCGCTCAGCCCTTCCAAATTCAGGAGGCTATTCTGGACAAAGAGATAGCGCTCATCTGGTGACAGCACGCTATGATGCGCCCCGGCCGCAGCCGCAATGGTCTTGAGAAACTTCGGGTGGCGCGGATCACTGTTGTCGTACAGATTGACAAACCCTGGTTTGGCTGTCGTGACGAACAGGCGGTCTCCCTTCGCGTTATAGAGCATTTCCAACGGCATCCCCTGTTCTCGCGGCTCAAAATCATCGATCTGATGGAAGGAAAACGCCTTGCGCCTGGGATCCCACACTCCGGCCCACAGCGTATTCTCCATCATATTAGTGATGTGCACGACCGGAGGATCGGCATTGGGGCTGAACATGATTTCGACCGGTGCCGATTTGGCCGGAGCCGGCTTCGACCCTATTTGATGCGTCGAGAGTACCTTCCCCGTACTCGCCTCCAGGACCGTTACGGTGTTGCCCTGCTCAGACATGTCGGGCTTGACCGTACTGGTGACGAGCACCCGATCAATGCCGTTGTGAATCGCGATGCCGTGAGGATAGGCAATAAACGCTTCGGCGGGGGCTGGGGCGCTGATCGTTTTGACCGGTCTGTCCTGGACGGCGTCCCCCACTATCACCGTGGACGAACCCATACAGGTGAGATACCAGCTCCGGTTATCTTCGGATACGACCAGATCTTCACCGACCTGACAATCAGGGACGTCAATGGCGCGTAGCCGATAGGGAAACTTCGTGAGGTCCACGACGTGCAAGATGCTTTTCCCCAAGGCCGTCACGTAGGCTTTGGTACGATCCCGGTTGAAGAAGATGTGGTGAGCCACGAGATCAGAGGGAAGCGGAATCTCCATCAGGACCTTGCCGAAATCCACAGACTCCGGATCGATATCCATGATCGCGATCCCTTCTCGTCTTACCGGTTGGTTCGCCTTGCTTTCATAGTTAATCAGAGCAAGGATTTCAGCCGATGCTGAAGTCGTCCCTGTAAGCAGCAGTCCTAGAGTCAACGTGAGGAACCGTAATGGTTTCATGGCAATCTCCCTGTGATGTGTGAGCATTGTATAGTATTTGAGGACTACGTTTATGCCCGAATACCGATGACTTCTAGATACTCCGCAAAGACCGTGGTGCAATTTGCTTCAGCGCGATTGTGCGCCGACCAGAGGGTTTCGAGCTCTTGCCGCATCTGCGCTTGCCCATCGACATCAAGCGATGCGAACGCTCGGTTGGTCGGCCCGTAATACCGACAAAAAAACTCTACGACCTCCACCGGTGGAAAAGGATAGCTAAAGAGGTACTGCCGCTTCGTGAGACTGAGCTGTGAAAGTCCATGGCCAAGCCGCTCACGAACCGTCGGCTCATTACCCCACAAGACCGGCGACGGCATGCCGGACGGCGCAATGAACTTTGACACCGTCTTGAACATCTGCCCGACGAATCCCTGCGGCGTCCAATTGGCCATAGCGATGGTGCCTCCCGGCTCGCAGACACGAAGCAATTCTTGGGCAACCAGTTCAGGCCGCGGAGCGAACATTGCGCCGATCAGACTGACGACCACGTCGAAACTGGCATCGTCGAATGGAAGTGCTTCGGCATCAGCCTCATGAAACCGGACGGTCAAGGCTTCTGCTTGCGCCCGTACCCGTGCTCGCTCCACCAAGTTGCCGGCGATATCCACACCGGTCGCCCCGATGCCGTCTTTTGCCGCCATCAGTGCCAGCTGACCGGCCCCACAGGCGACGTCCAACAATTGGCTATCCGGCGCGATGTTGAGTCGCTCGTAAAATTCTCGCGCGCCGCCTTCCATGTACCGCGAAAATCGATCGTAGTCGCCAGCTGTCCAAATCGATTTGAGCCGAGCCTTGAGACCGTCCATTTCTCCCATCGTTGTGCTCGTCATGATGTCCTCCCCTTTTGTCATATGTTCATGAGGCCGTGATCTTTTCTGCTGGTGACTATACGAGAAAGGTCTTCTGCCGTCTTAGCCGCGCGTCTAGCTCTTTTATCAGAGGGAGTGCTAAGCTCCGTGTCGTTTATCCCGGCGTCCGACCTGTTTAGCCGAGAGGCTTCGTCTCAGAGGTTCAGCGATGGATGTGCTATCTGAAGTCCTGAAGGCGGTAAGGCTTGATGGAGGGGTCTTCTTCAACGGTGAATTCTCGGCTCCATGGTGTTCGCGTGAACCCGATTCAGGCACGATGGCGTCTTATTTTCCCCCTGGTCCCAAACATGTCTTCATCTTCCACCTGGTAACCGAAGGACAGTGCTACTGTCGTGATGAGGAAGGAGGCCGCGCTGTGCCCTTGGAAGCCGGCGATATCGTCATCCTTCCACATGGGAATGCGCACCTCATGGGCAACGGTCCTCCCGTCACCCCTATCGACAACGCACCACACCTGAAGCAGCTCTTCACTGAAGGCGGTATACTGACTCAATCGGGCGGTGGTGGAGAAACCACAAAACTGGTCTGTGGGTACCTCACCTGCGATCCACAACTGAGCCAAGTTTTCTTGGACGGTTTACCACCGATCGTCAAGGTCCATATTCGCGATAGCCCATCTGGGAAGTGGCTCGAGGATACCTTTCGTTTTTCCGTCGATCACACGGAAGCCTCTGCTCCAGGCAGCACTGCAGTCATCGCGAAACTATCCGAATTGCTGTTTGTAGAAGCATTACGACGATATACTGCACAGCTACCCGAATCTCAGACCGGCTGGCTCGCCGGTGTACGCGATCCAAAGGTGGGCAAGGCACTCGCTCTCTTGCATAAGCAGCCGTCTCACTCCTGGACAATTGCCTCGCTGGCCGAAGCCGTCGGCCTCTCACGTTCAGTGTTGGCAGACCGATTTCGACATTATCTGTCAGACACGCCGATGGGGTACCTGACTCGCTGGCGGTTGCAGCTTGCCGCTCAAGTGTTGGCGTCGACGTCCAAGAGCGTGGCCGAAGTGGCAGGCGAGGTGGGCTATGAATCGGAACCCTCCTTCAATCGCGCCTTTAAACGGGAGTTCGGGGTCCCTCCGGCGAGGTTCCGCACACAAACAAGATCCTCTCAACGTAAGAATTGATAAAGTGAGAATGGAAACCGGACAAGACATCACGATCACCGAGCTCCGACTCAGCTATCGATACATCAAGGAACATCCCTGGGTCGTCACGGCAGTGAATGGTTTTCTCTCCGCCTACTTCATGGAACAGCCGAGCTTTCGCGTGCAACGTCATTTCGATGAACTCGAATCCGGCATGCACGTCTGGATTTGTGAAGTACCCGGCACGATGAAAATGACAACGCTAATGCGAAGACTGCGAGCGGATATCCCTCCTTGTCGCTATACTCAAAGCACGACAGAATCGGCGAGCGCTCCTCAATACCTCATCGACTCGCTCGAACAAAACTAATCGGCGACACGTCTCGGTCCGCAACATTTCCCAAACCAAGTGCTCCTCCTCGAATGACAGGGTATAATGCATCATCATGAATCGTGTGCTCATCCTTGGAGCCGGAAAGATCGGCTCACTCATTGCCTGCCTGCTGAATCAAACCAACCGGTATGAGGTTCATTTGGGCGACATGACGTTCGATGCGTCCAAGCAGTTGGTCGAACGTCTCGAGCTGGATCGGGTGACTCCCTGTTTGCTCGATGTGCGGCATCCCGACGCCGTCAGCACCTATCTTTCCACCCATCACTTCGATGCGATTCTTTCGAGCCTTCCCTATTTCTGCAACCCCACAGTTGCCGGTCTCGCCTTAACCCATAATCTTCACTACTTCGACCTCACTGAAGATGTGGAGGTCACGAACCAGATCAAAGTGCTCAGTACCGGAGCCAACCAGGCCTTCGTACCTCAATGCGGACTCGCACCAGGCTTTATTAGTATCGTCGCGCACGATCTCATGACTCATTTTAAAACATTGGACATGGTCAAGATGCGGGTCGGTGCCTTGCCGGTGCATCCCAGCAACGCGTTGAAGTATTCGCTCACCTGGTCCACAGACGGACTAATCAACGAATACGGCAATGTCTGCTATGGGATTGAAGAGGGAGAGAAAGTCCCTCTGCAGCCGCTCGAAGGATACGAGACCATCGAGCTCGATGGTCTGCTGTACGAGGCGTTCAATACGTCAGGAGGGTTGGGCACCTTGGCCGACAGTTATGCAGGAAGAGTCAGCACGATGAATTACAAAACGCTCCGCTACCCTGGCCACTGTGAGAAAATTCATTTGTTGATGAAAGACCTCAAGCTCAACGAAGACCGCGAGACACTCAAACGAGTACTGGAACGTGCAATCCCTCAAACCCTGCAAGACGTTGTGTTGATCTATGCGTCGGTGACAGGAACAAAGGACGGAGGTCTGTTCGAGGAGAATTACGCGAAAAAGATTTACCCACAATGCATCAAGGGTACACTGTGGTCGGCGATTCAAGTGACAACCGCTTCCAGCGCGTGCTGTGTCATGGATCTTGTCTTGAACGACCCTGCGCAGTACCATGGATTTGTCACGCAGGAATCCATCTCGCTACAGACATTTGTGGACAACGAATTAGGAGCCTGTTTCCGATGAGCACCAATCACATCGCCTTAAGAGACCTGGGAATCCAAGCCGTGAATTCAGGAGGAAGTACCGGTCATCACTGGTGGTCCGGGCGCAATGATGGGTCGCTCATCTCATCGATCAACCCTGCCACCGGGGAGCAAATCGCGGGAGTCTACCCTTGCTCAGCAGAGGATTATCAGCGGATCATGAAAGAATCCATTGAGGCATTTCGTACTTGGCGTCTGGTCCCTGCACCCAAACGCGGCGACCTCGTTCGACTCATTGGCCAAGCGCTTCGAGAGAAAAAGGATCAGCTGGGCACGCTCGTCTCCCTGGAAGTCGGTAAGATCAAAGCGGAAGGAGACGGCGAAGTACAAGAGATGATCGACATGGCCGATTTTGCCGTCGGCCAGTCACGGATGCTCTACGGCGTCACGATGCAATCAGAACGGCCTGCTCACCGGATGAGCGAACAATGGCACCCACTGGGGCCAGTCGGCGTCATCACAGCCTTCAACTTTCCCGTCGCAGTGTGGGCATGGAATGCCTTCATCGCCGCCATTGCCGGGGATACTGTCATCTGGAAACCATCGCCGAAGGCCCCGCTCTGTGCCGTCGCCGTGCAACAGATTTGTAACCGCGTGATGCAGCAGCAAGGGTATTCTGGGGTTTTTTCCTTATTCATCGCCGATCAACCGCCCCTCGCAGAGCAGATGGTACAGGATGAACGATTGCCTCTCATTTCATTCACCGGATCAGTTCCGGTAGGACGACGAGTGGCCGCGCTCGTCGGCCAGCGATTGGGACGGACGCTTCTGGAACTCAGCGGCAACAACGCCGTGATCGTCGACCAGACCGCCGACCTCGACATGGCGGTACGCGCCATCGTCTTCGGCTCTGTCGGGACCGCCGGCCAGCGCTGTACCACCACTCGGCGCGTGTTTATCCACGAGTCACGATATGAGGAACTCGTCGCCATGCTGGTGAAAGCCTATGCACAAGTCCAGATCGGTAATCCATTGGAGAAAGAAGTGCTGATGGGACCACTCATCGACCAGGTCGCTGTGGAGAACTATCGCACCGCCCTCGATGAGATCAAAACAGAAGGTGGCGAGATTCTGTACGGAGGACGCGTCCTGACTCGCCCTGGATATTTTGTCGAGCCGACGATCGTCCGAGCCAAGCATGACTGGCCGATCGTACAGCGTGAAACCTTTGCGCCGATCCTGTATGTCATGCCGTTCCAATCTATTGACGAGGCAATCGCGTTGCAGAACAACGTTCCACAAGGGCTCTCCTCGGCCATGTTTTCTAATGATATTCGGCATGGAGAGCAGTTTCTGTCGGCGGCTGGAAGCGATTGCGGGATCGCCAATCTCAACATTGGCACGTCCGGGGCTGAAATCGGCGGTGCGTTCGGCGGAGAAAAGGACACCGGCGGAGGGCGCGAAGCAGGATCAGATTCCTGGAAGGCATACATGCGCCGCCAAACCAATACGGTCAATTGGGGAACAGAGTTGCCGCTGGCACAAGGTATTAAGTTTGGCCCATAAACGAGGGACAGCCATGGATCAAGCCCTTGCACTCGATGATCTCATGGAACGAATGGTAACCGATTACGTTGAGCGCAACCGTGCCGCCGGTGTTCTGAAGGCGACGCTCGACGAAACCGGCGTGGGCTTCACCCCGGTCATCGACCATGTCACCATCCGGACGCTTGATATCGATCGTGGGGCCGAACCCTTCGTCAAGCTGGGGTATGTCTATGATGAAACCCTGCAGTACGACGATTGGTATGCGAAGGTGTACCGCAAGTCTGGCTATCCGGCCCTCTTCGTCGACCAGGCCTACCCGGATGAGCGGGGCAAGACCAGCATTATTCCCGGCTGGGTCAATAAATTCGGCGACAAGGTCTTCCACCACGTCGCCGTGCGCGTCGAGGATATTGAGCAGGCCGTCGCCCGCTTGAAACAGAACGGCGTCGTGTTTGCCGGCAACATCGTGGGAGAGCGAGGCGGCCATCTCCGGCAGATCTTTTCTTCACCGGAAATGATCGACGGCCAACCCTTCACCGTATTGGAGTTGGCGGAGCGGCACCGAGGCTACCTCGGATTCCTGCCGCCTCAAGCCGACAGCCTCATGAAATCTTCCCTCGGCCGCTAGACAACGGGCTGTGTCGATCTATCGACTTTCCTCCGGCACGTCGAACTCTCAAGCGATAAAGCGTCGCGCCGCCATGAACCGTTGTATACCGATCCCCACGCACCCCACTCCCACCACGAGCGACAGCCCACCCAACGCCTGAAGGTAGGGATAATCCATCCACCACACAGCGAGGACGCCGACGATCACAAAACCTAACGCAGTTCTGATATAAGCCGGCAGGGTGCGCTTATCGGCCAATTCAGTTCGCGGGTGGGCTAGTTGATCTCGAATCCGTGTATCCACCGTTTCTCAAGCGAAGCCACTAGCCCATGTCCCGCAACACATGATCCGGATTCCGATCCCGCGCGATCGTCTTCATCAACTGATCACCGAAGAGCACGACGACCCGATCGCGCTGGTCTTTGACGATCATCGAGGCGGACGGTGACTTGAACGTTGAAGGATCTCCTTCCAGCCATGCGCTGCAGGCAAACGGCAGGGCATCCAAGATCGTCTCCACACGGTACTCTTCGCGGAGTCGATACTGTAGCACCTCAAACTGAAGACGACCAACTGCGGCAATCAAGACCTCCTGATCGTTGAGACTTCGCATGATCTGGACGGTACCCTCCTGCGCCATCTGAGTGAGTCCTTTGTCGAAGGACTTGCGTTTCCCGACATCGGTCGGCCTCAGACGCGCAAAGATTTCTGGCTGGAACTGCGGCAGCGGCTTAAAATTGAATCCGCCTGCCACCGAAACCGTATCGCCGATGGCAAACACGCCGGGGTTGATAATGCCGACAATATCACCCGGATAGGCCTCTTCGACCGTGCTCCGCTCCTGCGCCACCAGACTATGCGGCCTCGCCAATCGAATCTCGCGATCCAACCGGTGATGTTTGACGACCATATCCCGTTCAAAACGGCCGGAACAGATCCGAAGAAATGCCGTGCTGTCGCGATGCTTTGGGTTCATGTTGGCTTGGAGTTTGAAGACATAGGCACTGAACGGCATGTCGATGGGATCGACGGATCGCTCAGCCCCATCATCGCCATCCGCCGGTCGTGCACCGGGACTCGGCGCCAACTCCACGAACGCATCAAGAAAGTTTTCCACCCCGAAATTCGTCAGGGCCGACGCAAAAAAGACAGGAGTGACCTCACCCTGAAGAAACTGCTTGCGTGTGAAGGTATTTCCAGCGATCTCCAACAACTCCAAATCGTGGAAAACCTCTTCCATCGTCTCGTGTGAAACTCGGCCGGTCGCGCCGAGTTCGGCCAAGGCCACTCGATTTGTCTCAACCTTCGTCGCCCCGCCATGCATGGTTCTGCTGAAGAGCTGCACCTGGTTATCGGCACGAGTCACAATACCCACGAAATCACTCCCGGACCCGATGGGCCAGTTGATGGCGCTGGCATGAATGTTCAAGGCCTGCTCGACCTCCGTCATCAAATCGAGAGGCGGACGTCCAGGCAAGTCCATCTTATTGATCAAAGTCAGCACAGGAATCCGCCGCATGCGGCACACCGCGAACAGCTTTCGGGTCTGTGTTTCAACACCCTTGGCCGCATCAATGACCATGATGGCACTATCCGCCGCCGTCAGCGTGCGATAGGTATCTTCAGAAAAGTCCTGGTGGCCAGGGGTATCAAGCAAATTAATGACCGCTCCTTTATAGGGAAACTGCATCGCGGAGGCTGTGATGGAGATTCCACGCTCCTGTTCCATTCCCATCCAATCGGATGCCGTGGCCTTCCCCCCTTTGCGGCCCCGTACCATCCCGGCTGTTCGGATGAGCCCGGAGTACAAGAGCAATTTTTCGGTCAAGGTCGTCTTGCCGGCATCGGGGTGACTGATGATGGCAAACGTCCTCCTTCGCGCAACGGCCGCAGCTAATTCACTCACAAATGAGGTATCAGTTGTCATAGTGGGTCGGCAGCATATCACATTCGTGTTGTCAGAAGAGGAACTTCACAGGAAAGATGAGTCTCCGAGATCTCCGTAGCCGGCCCGCTCTAATGCGCGGCGGACGGCATCCAGAACAGCGGGTCTATCGGCACACGGCAGAACAGATAGGTCTGGCAGCAGCTCGCTCTCAGTACCCGCTAATGCGTCGCAGGTCTCATACAAACCCTCGTGTCCCTCCTCAATGAGGTTGTGCTTCGCTAAGATCTTCTGGAGCGTGGCAACCAGATCGCCTGTAGGAGTCGGCATGAGTAAGGCCGCGATGGCGCCGTGATCGAGGCGGAGCCTGGCGGCCAGTGCGAGCGGTTCCCCGCCTCTGAGACGTCGCGCGGTCGGCAACAGGATCTTTTCCTCCATCCCGATATGGCGAAGCAACCCAGATCGGAACTGATCATACGTCGGTTGATCAACTGGACCGCCTGAATGAAGAGCGGAGCGGAGGAGAGTTTCTAACCGACGATGGTCCTCTGTCAGAAACTGAGTCACCAGGCCATCGGTGTGATATCTTCGTGAAGACATCGAGTGGGTTGGCATACAATTCGAAAAGGTTCAACTGCCATTCAACTCCGAATGCTGACACCAAGAATACAGGCTTAGATGGCACACATTCTACTCTCAGTGCGAGGCATGTGCGACCGGCGACGTTCACATGGCGGTACGCCAGCGTCATCGTGGCGAAGGCAACCATTTGAACGATCCGAAGCCATGAACGATGAGGCAGTTAGTTCCAGACAGCTTGTGCGTAGACTGCCACGGCGGAGATGCAGAAGATCGCGAGCGCTCCAAAGAATGAGGCGCTGAGGGAGAATGGTCCATATCTCTGAAAGGGTGGTCGCCGTGTGTGAGGAAACCGCATGAGGCAGAATGTCACAAATGACGCCCCTGCCCCGATGAGTGCGAGCAGAATCTGATTCGATTCCATAGGCCTACCCACATCCCACGGCTAGACTAAGAAGAACAATAACCCGGCACCACCAACAAGAAAGAAGATCACCCACCGAAACAATCCTTCTTGTGTATCCGCATGAGCCTCGACAAGTCGGCTTCTAAGAACCGGTTGTGTGTGCACATAGGCTTCGACGTGCTCTTTGGCTTCTTTCAATCCGATGTTCTGCTCCACACCAACCAGCGTAATGGCCTCAACAACCTGACCACGCCACAAAGCCGAGATCGCGGCCGGTGGGAGTATCGTGCACATAACGGAGGCTGTGGATACATTAGACTGCATCGAGGTGGAACGCATGGGTGGATCAAGTCTATCACTGCGAGATCAACCACCGAAGAGAAACTATGAATTGTGCCAGACGGAGATGGTGGAAGGGTTTCTGATAACAGCATGATTGGTGGTAACAAATTCCACTCTTGCTTCATCTTTTTAGATTGTAGTCGTAGAATCTCACCAAGAGGTGGGTATGTTTCTCCGATTGGTCTTAGTCGTCCTGGTCACTGTTCCCCTGAACCCTTGGGATACGGTAGGTTTCACCGAAACAACCAGAGTTCGCAATGAGTTGATCGGGCCTGTTCGTAGTGTCACGGTCAAAAAACACGGATATTCTACCGTTGAAACCTATGATCGTGCAGGCCATCTCATCGAGGCCGTGCTCGACCTCACCCACGCCAATACGGCAACGCATTCCGTGTATCAGTACAACCAGGATGGTCACCTACAAGAAGAGCTCGCCTTTGACCAGAGTGGACGAATCATCTATCGAAAACATGTCATGTACGCGAGAGACCCGGAAGGACGAGACACGGCGTCGGTCACGGCATCCGATGACGGCCGCTTTCAGCATGCCGAGTTCTCGCGCTATGACCAACGAGGTCATCTCTGGGAACAGTTATCGGTGAGCAGTACGACTGGGCATAAAAGTCTCTTCGACATACAGGGTCATCGCATTTATTCGGCGTACTACCGCAAGGGAGAATTGCTCAATGAATTGAACCACCGATATGACGTGCTGGGACGACTCCAGGAACTTATGAGTTACGATGGGCAGGGCACCCTCATCGGTCGAGTCCTCAACGACTACGACGAGGGCGGCAAACGCATTCGATCGACCACCCACACATTTGGTCTTCCACAACCCCGTACTTGGATCACGACCTACGAATACGATTCGTTGGGCAACTGGATCAAAGAAGAGACGACCGAACAATCCTCCTCCCAACCAGTCAGAGCTTTCACGATTCCGATTGTTGAGGAACGTACGATCCAATACTACGACGGCACCGACAGCGACGCGGTCACACAGCCCTAAGAGTTGGCACGCCGGTCGTCATATTTCTATGATGAAGTGATACTACCCGGAGATGGAAAGAAATAGGATACCCCTGTCATGGTAGGAATCAGCACTGCATGTTCTTGTAGGTTATAAATGCCGAAACCGCCATGGTTTTTTCAACGCTTGTGAGGCCCGACACGTGATTCGTAATCAGCTGAAACTCCTTCAAGGTAAGAGCCCTTTTCTGGCCAAGCCATTTTCTTAATGGCGCCCAACAGGTGTCGAAGTGCTCAAACCACCACACAGGCGGTAGAGATCCGCCATCGACTCCCTCTTGAACAGATGTGCGAATACCCAGAGTCTGGAGCGTCGGCTCGTAGGCTCTC
The nucleotide sequence above comes from Nitrospira sp.. Encoded proteins:
- a CDS encoding aldo/keto reductase — its product is MPLTTYNHVSIPSFMYGTAWKKETTTGLVLQAVGAGFRAIDTANQLVHYDEARVGDALLRLSEQGIARDKLFLQTKFTPINGQDHRLPYDAQASITAQVQQSFASSLAHLHTDYLDSYVLHGPYSRRGLGAEDWEVWAAIESLYDASKTKMIGISNVSAEQLTLLCAKAKHKPMVVQNRCYAAFGWDKEVREVCQDNQIMYQGFSLLTANREVFGDQAIRTMAAKYQTGLAQIVFRFLQQVGMLPLTGTTNPQHMKEDLECEQFNLLPEEIAQIETIGL
- a CDS encoding YncE family protein, giving the protein MKPLRFLTLTLGLLLTGTTSASAEILALINYESKANQPVRREGIAIMDIDPESVDFGKVLMEIPLPSDLVAHHIFFNRDRTKAYVTALGKSILHVVDLTKFPYRLRAIDVPDCQVGEDLVVSEDNRSWYLTCMGSSTVIVGDAVQDRPVKTISAPAPAEAFIAYPHGIAIHNGIDRVLVTSTVKPDMSEQGNTVTVLEASTGKVLSTHQIGSKPAPAKSAPVEIMFSPNADPPVVHITNMMENTLWAGVWDPRRKAFSFHQIDDFEPREQGMPLEMLYNAKGDRLFVTTAKPGFVNLYDNSDPRHPKFLKTIAAAAGAHHSVLSPDERYLFVQNSLLNLEGLSDGSITVIDLKQENVLGSIDTLKEQGFNPNCIMLLPNHFQPGGLRANMIGE
- a CDS encoding HNH nuclease family protein; amino-acid sequence: MEARMVPPSHKPSYRQRALRLFPWVCAHCGREFDGKKLSLLTIHHKDHNHDNNPLDGSNWELLCLYCHDNEHQRDQVGGQPNDSPSSREPERPFTPFAQLADLLKRNTAA
- a CDS encoding inorganic pyrophosphatase, with protein sequence MFKAHPWHGVSIGEEAPDVVTAYIEIVPTDTVKYEVDKRSGFLKVDRPQRFSNYCPVYYGLIPQTYSGERVADIFAKRARRKGMVGDGDPLDICVLSEKSIPHSDILLTALPIGGFSLADGGEADDKIIAVMRDDAVYGNFTDISQCPITLLDRLRHYFLTYKSAPGATHHKVQITSVYGREETLKVIRAGHADYRAKYPELSSLWPKDL
- a CDS encoding saccharopine dehydrogenase NADP-binding domain-containing protein; protein product: MNRVLILGAGKIGSLIACLLNQTNRYEVHLGDMTFDASKQLVERLELDRVTPCLLDVRHPDAVSTYLSTHHFDAILSSLPYFCNPTVAGLALTHNLHYFDLTEDVEVTNQIKVLSTGANQAFVPQCGLAPGFISIVAHDLMTHFKTLDMVKMRVGALPVHPSNALKYSLTWSTDGLINEYGNVCYGIEEGEKVPLQPLEGYETIELDGLLYEAFNTSGGLGTLADSYAGRVSTMNYKTLRYPGHCEKIHLLMKDLKLNEDRETLKRVLERAIPQTLQDVVLIYASVTGTKDGGLFEENYAKKIYPQCIKGTLWSAIQVTTASSACCVMDLVLNDPAQYHGFVTQESISLQTFVDNELGACFR
- a CDS encoding class I SAM-dependent methyltransferase, encoding MMTSTTMGEMDGLKARLKSIWTAGDYDRFSRYMEGGAREFYERLNIAPDSQLLDVACGAGQLALMAAKDGIGATGVDIAGNLVERARVRAQAEALTVRFHEADAEALPFDDASFDVVVSLIGAMFAPRPELVAQELLRVCEPGGTIAMANWTPQGFVGQMFKTVSKFIAPSGMPSPVLWGNEPTVRERLGHGLSQLSLTKRQYLFSYPFPPVEVVEFFCRYYGPTNRAFASLDVDGQAQMRQELETLWSAHNRAEANCTTVFAEYLEVIGIRA
- a CDS encoding AraC family transcriptional regulator translates to MDVLSEVLKAVRLDGGVFFNGEFSAPWCSREPDSGTMASYFPPGPKHVFIFHLVTEGQCYCRDEEGGRAVPLEAGDIVILPHGNAHLMGNGPPVTPIDNAPHLKQLFTEGGILTQSGGGGETTKLVCGYLTCDPQLSQVFLDGLPPIVKVHIRDSPSGKWLEDTFRFSVDHTEASAPGSTAVIAKLSELLFVEALRRYTAQLPESQTGWLAGVRDPKVGKALALLHKQPSHSWTIASLAEAVGLSRSVLADRFRHYLSDTPMGYLTRWRLQLAAQVLASTSKSVAEVAGEVGYESEPSFNRAFKREFGVPPARFRTQTRSSQRKN